GTTTGACGCCCTGCTGGCCAAGCTCAAGATGCAGCCCTTCGGCTTGCCCGCCCTGGCGGAGGAGATCCGCCGTGTCCTGCAGCACCTGGAGGGACGGCCCGCCAGAAGGTTGAACTGCCGGGGAAAGGAACTGGTGCTGGGGGAAAGGACCCTGGTCATGGGCATTCTTAACGTAACCCCCGATTCCTTTTCCGACGGCGGCAGGTTCAGCGATCCATCGCGGGCGGTGGAGCATGCCCACCGGCTGGTGGAGGACGGGGCTGATATTATCGATCTGGGCGGGGAATCCACCCGGCCAGGGTACACGCCGGTAACGGTGGATGAAGAAATGCGCCGGGTAATCCCGGTTCTGGAAAAGCTGGTGCAGGAGATCCCGGTGCCCATATCCGTTGATACCACCAAGGCCGCGGTGGCCCGGGAGGCCCTGGAAATTGGCGCCCACATCATCAACGACCAGTGGGCCCTGCGGGCCGATCCTGAAATGGCAGCGGTGGTGGCCCGCTACGATGCCCCTGTGATCCTCATGCATAACCAGAGGGGCACGGAGTACGAGGATCTGATGGGGGATATGATCCGCTTCTTCCGGGAAAGCATCGCCCTGGCCCTGGAGGCGGGCATTTGCCGGGACAAAATCATTATCGACCCGGGGATTGGTTTTGGCAAAACCGTGGAGCAAAACCTGGAGGTCATGAGCCGGCTTTCGGAGCTGGATTGCCTGGGGTTGCCGGTGCTGCTGGGGACATCCCGGAAGTCGATGATCGGCAAGACTTTGGATCTGCCCGTGGATCAACGGGTGGAGGGTACGGCGGCTACGGTGGCCGTTGGCATTGCCGCCGGGGTGGACATCGTCCGGGTGCACGATGTAAAGGAAATGGTGCGGGTGGCCCGCATGACCGACGCCATGGTGCGGCGAAAGCCCGTGCGCTGTGCCTGTGGGGAAGGGTAAGACTGGCGGCTGCTAGTGATTGCCGCCTTTAATTCTTCTTAAAGTTTGGATTATACGGGTTTGGGGTGAAAGCCAGTGGACCGGTTGATTTTAAAGGGTATGGAGTTTTACGGCTATCACGGAGTTTTACCCCAGGAACAATACCTGGGCCAGCGCTTTTATGTGGATGTGGAGCTATCCCTGGACCTGGCCCCCGCCGGCAGGGCCGACGATCCGGAACAGACGGTGAACTATGCCCGGGTTTTCCGGCTGGTGGAGGAAGTGGTTACGGGGGCTCCTTGCCGTTTGATCGAGGCGGTGGCGGAAAAGGTGGCCGGTGCCATCCTGGAACATTTTCCGGTAAACGAGGTGCTGGTCCGGGTAAAGAAACCCGGCGCCCCGGTGCCCGGCCATTTCGAATACATGGGCGTGGAGATCCGGCGCAGGAAGGACGCCGTGCATGACGGAACCCCGGGCGGGTCCGCCCGCCACCCTTCAACGGCCTATATCGGCCTGGGATCCAACATGGGGGACAAAAAGGGATACCTGCGGGCCGCCCTGGAAATGCTGCAAGAGATCCCGGGGATTACCCTCCTGCGGGTAGCTCCCTTTTACCGCACCGACCCGGTGGGTTATACGGACCAGGACTGGTTTGTCAATACCGTGGCGGAAATAAAAACCACCCTCTCGCCCCGGGAATTGCTGGCTGCCTGCCTGGAAGTGGAGAACCACCTGGGAAGGGTGCGGGGTGTGCGCTGGGGCCCCCGGGTAATTGACCTGGACCTGCTCCTTTATAACGGGCAGGTCATTGATGAACCCGATCTCGTGGTTCCCCACCCGCGCATGCACGAGCGCGCCTTTGTCCTGGTGCCCCTGGCCGACCTGGCGCCCGATCTGGTCATCCCGGGCCGGGGCGGGGTGAGGGAGCTGCTGGCCGGTGTTGGCCGGCAGGGGGTGGAACAATTAGTGGAACAATTATAAAAAAATAAGGGTCAATTGCTTACGTAACAATAGCCCGGCTTGTCTATAACAGCCGGGCTGTTTATTCCCTCACCCAGGTTAGCTGCCCCGGTGAGAATAAATCCCGCAGGGAGCTTTACCCCTTCTCCTCGGAACCGGAACCAAAGGTGCCGACCGGATCTACACAGTCCCGGAAAAAGTCCCGGAGCTTATTTCCGTTGAAATGCAGCAAGTTTTTAAATATGCTAAAAATAGAAAGTGTCTAAAACATAGAAAGGTGAAAAAATATGCGTCCCAAAATTGCCTTGATTACACCATATAGCGAACTGGGAACGCTGGCCGCCGAGGTGGCGCGAGAACTTGACGAGCCATTGATTATCAAGCAGGGCGCCCTGGAAGAGTCCATTCAAATTGCCCGGGAACTGGAGAAGGAGCATGTAGATGTAATCATTAGCCGAGGTGGAACGGCCGCAGCCATTCGGAGGAATACAGATGTTCCGGTGGTTTTGTGTGATGCAACCACCTTTGATGTTTTGCTGGCTCTACACCGGGTTAAAAAATACAGCCGCCGGGCCGCGCTGGTGGTATACAATCCGGTACCGGGTTTGGATACAATTGCCGAGATTCTGGGTATTGAGGTAAGTCAATTTTGCTCCTATGAGGATTCCCATGGCGTTGAGCGGGAAATCGAACGGGCGGTGAAAGCCGGTTTTGAGGTTATAGCCGGCAGCCTGGTGGCCGTGCGCCTGGCCAGGGAGCGGGGTCTTGTGGCCATCCCTCTTTATACCAGCAAGGAAACCGTACGGGAGGCCATCTTAAAAGCCAGGGAAATTGCCCTGGTTCGCCAAAAAGAAGCGGAACGGGTCAAGCGTACCCAGGCCATTCTGGATTTTGCTTATGAAGGTATTATTGTGACCGACGAACAGGGTATAATCCAGGTCTTCAATCCGGCTGCGGAGAAGATTACCGGTATCAGTGCAGCACAGGCCATCGGGCAAAAGGTCGATCAGTTGATACCCAATACCCGTTTAATTGCCGTGAAGGAAAGCCTTCAGCCGGAATTAGGCGAGTTACAGGAACTCGGGAAGGCTACCATTGTCACCAACCGCGTACCGATCATCGTGAAAAATAAACTGGTGGGAGTGGTGGCAACCTTCCACGAAGTCAGCAGAATTCAGAACTGGGAACGCAAGATCCGCAAGGCACTGTATAGCAGGGGACTGGTAGCCAAGCATACTTTTGATGATATCATCGGCAACAGCCGGGCCATTATCAAAGCGAAAATCCAGGCACGTAATTATGGTTCCTATGAATCTACGGTATTACTGGTGGGTGAGACGGGTACGGGCAAAGAGCTGTTTGCCCATGCCATCCACAATGTCAGCTCCCGCAAACAGGGACCCTTTGTGGCGGTGAACTGTTCCGCCCTCCCGGAAAGTTTGCTGGAGAGTGAGCTGTTTGGTTATGAAGAGGGGGCTTTTACCGGCGCCCGTAAAGGGGGTAAGCCCGGCCTCTTTGAACTGGCCCACGGCGGCACCATCTTTTTGGACGAGATTAGCAGCATTTCTCCGAACATGCAGGCCAGGCTCCTGCGGGTAATCCAGGAAAAGGAAGTAATGCGCCTGGGGTCTGACAAGCTGATTCCGGTGGATGTGCGCATTATCGCGGCCACCAATGAGGATCTGGCAGCGCTGGTGGCCCAGGGGAAGTTCAGAGAAGATCTTTACTTCCGGTTGAATATATTACGGGTTCGCATTCCCCCTTTACGGGAGCGCCGGGAGGATATACCCCTGCTGGCGCAGCATTTTCTGGACAAGCAGCGGCCCGGCTACTCCCTGGACCCGGTTCTTCTGGAGAGAATGCAGCACTACCGATGGCCCGGCAATGTCCGGGAACTGAAGTCTTTTATTTCCCGCTACGCCATCCTGGTGGATGAAATGCCGGCAGAGGCCATTTTTGATGAGTTTATTGCGGAAACCCATCGCCTGGCAAATCCCCCGGAGGATGCGGCCATGGCGGCAGGTGGCGATCAAAGTGGGGAAACGATTACGGTAAAAGTTGGTCCACTGGAAGAAATGGAAAGGGAGTTAATTCAAAAAATGCTGGTCCGGTATGCTCACAACCGCTCGGCACTGGCCAAAGCTCTGGGCATTAGCCGGAGCACCTTATGGAAAAAGCTCAAGCTCGTTCAGTAATTGAACAGTTCATTAAACGATATGTTTGAAAAGAAAACGCAGGTCTTTCCCTGTACGTTTTTTAAGAACTGGCATGACTGTTGCAAGTGTTCTAATGTTCAGAAGGGAAGGCCTTTTCTTCTGGGGCTTTGTATTAGCGCGCAATACAACCCCGTAACAATTTATTCCCGGGGTATCTGGCAACGTTATGGCCTGAGTGAATTGATGGCTCCGGGAAGAACTTTCAAAATTGCCTTAGAGGGAGGAGAAGACATGTCTGGTTTTTGGCGTTCCGCTTCCCGGTCGCAATGGTTTACCCTTACCGGTTCCTGGGCCAGCTGGCTTTTTGATGCCATGGATGCCGGGCTGTATGCCTTTGTCATCGCCTTTCTGGTCAAGGACTTTGGTAACACTTTGCCCGAAGTGGTAGGTGTTGTTTCAATCTTCCTCATTGCTACCGCTGTTGGTGGAGTTTTGCTTGGGAATCTGTGCGACCGCATTGGCAGAAAAAAGACTATTCTGTTTTCAGTATTTTGCTATGGTTTATTCACTTTGCTGGCCGGTACGGCCCAGAACCTTACCCAAATGGCTGTCTACCGTTTCCTGGTGGGGATTGCCGTGGGTGGCCTGTGGCCTGCGGCGGCAGCGTTGATTTCCGAACTGTGGGCTCCTGAGCACCGGGCCAAGGCCATTGCCTTCATGCAGACCGGTTGGGCCGGAGGGAACTTGCTGGCGGCTTTGTTTGCCATGCTTTTCCTGCCCGTTTTCGGCTGGCGCGGCCTGTTCTATGTGGCTTCTATTCCAGCCTGGATTACCTTTATTTATGTACTCTTTGCTGTTCAGGAATCTCCGATCTGGTTAAAGAATCGCCATCAAACGATGAAACGGAACAATGTGGAGTTCTTTGAGCTCTTCAAACCCCAATTTCTCAAGACCACACTTATTGGCCTGCTGGTTTCCATTCTGGGCATGTTCGGCTACTGGATTTTGTTTACTTTTCTGCCCACCTATCTGGACAAGACCTTGAAGCTTGGCATTGCTAAATCCGCCAGTTTTCTGGTCTGGACAGGTCTCGGGGCCATAGTGGGGTATATATTCTTTGGGGTCCTATCGGACAGGTATGGTCGTCGTCCCATTTTCTCGCTCTTCTTTGCCGGCATGGCTGCTATGGTGCCCATTTTTACCTGGACGGTGACCAGCCACGGGATCACCTATCTTGTTCCGGCATCGTTATTCCTGGGCTTCTTTACCGGGTATTTCAGCGGGTACGGTGCGTGGTATTCGGAACTTTACCCTACAAGATTGCGCGCTACGGCTTCGGGATTCCTTTTTAACGCAGGGCGGGCGGCCATTTTCATTGGCCCGGTGGTGGTGGCCAAGCTAATTCCGGTGGTCGGCTTTACGATGGCCATCAGCACGGCGGCCGTTGGATACTTCCTGGCTGCTTTCCTGGTCTTCATCCTTCAGGAAACAAAGGGACGGGACCTTACGGCTATTCCAGAATCCAACGACCAGCCTGCTGATGCCTTGCTGGCCGGTACTCTGATCAAGGAGAACTAGCTTCCGCTCACTCAGGTTTGCCCTGCAAGCCAAACCAGTGCTCATGCTCAAACTCCGGCGGGGCGGGATTCCCGGCCCATTCGGTGTCCAACCTCCGGTGCTTATCCGTGCGGTCGATCCCGCGCCCGCTTGCTCCTTCGCT
This sequence is a window from Desulfofundulus luciae. Protein-coding genes within it:
- the folK gene encoding 2-amino-4-hydroxy-6-hydroxymethyldihydropteridine diphosphokinase encodes the protein MDRLILKGMEFYGYHGVLPQEQYLGQRFYVDVELSLDLAPAGRADDPEQTVNYARVFRLVEEVVTGAPCRLIEAVAEKVAGAILEHFPVNEVLVRVKKPGAPVPGHFEYMGVEIRRRKDAVHDGTPGGSARHPSTAYIGLGSNMGDKKGYLRAALEMLQEIPGITLLRVAPFYRTDPVGYTDQDWFVNTVAEIKTTLSPRELLAACLEVENHLGRVRGVRWGPRVIDLDLLLYNGQVIDEPDLVVPHPRMHERAFVLVPLADLAPDLVIPGRGGVRELLAGVGRQGVEQLVEQL
- a CDS encoding MFS transporter; this encodes MSGFWRSASRSQWFTLTGSWASWLFDAMDAGLYAFVIAFLVKDFGNTLPEVVGVVSIFLIATAVGGVLLGNLCDRIGRKKTILFSVFCYGLFTLLAGTAQNLTQMAVYRFLVGIAVGGLWPAAAALISELWAPEHRAKAIAFMQTGWAGGNLLAALFAMLFLPVFGWRGLFYVASIPAWITFIYVLFAVQESPIWLKNRHQTMKRNNVEFFELFKPQFLKTTLIGLLVSILGMFGYWILFTFLPTYLDKTLKLGIAKSASFLVWTGLGAIVGYIFFGVLSDRYGRRPIFSLFFAGMAAMVPIFTWTVTSHGITYLVPASLFLGFFTGYFSGYGAWYSELYPTRLRATASGFLFNAGRAAIFIGPVVVAKLIPVVGFTMAISTAAVGYFLAAFLVFILQETKGRDLTAIPESNDQPADALLAGTLIKEN
- a CDS encoding sigma-54-dependent Fis family transcriptional regulator, whose product is MRPKIALITPYSELGTLAAEVARELDEPLIIKQGALEESIQIARELEKEHVDVIISRGGTAAAIRRNTDVPVVLCDATTFDVLLALHRVKKYSRRAALVVYNPVPGLDTIAEILGIEVSQFCSYEDSHGVEREIERAVKAGFEVIAGSLVAVRLARERGLVAIPLYTSKETVREAILKAREIALVRQKEAERVKRTQAILDFAYEGIIVTDEQGIIQVFNPAAEKITGISAAQAIGQKVDQLIPNTRLIAVKESLQPELGELQELGKATIVTNRVPIIVKNKLVGVVATFHEVSRIQNWERKIRKALYSRGLVAKHTFDDIIGNSRAIIKAKIQARNYGSYESTVLLVGETGTGKELFAHAIHNVSSRKQGPFVAVNCSALPESLLESELFGYEEGAFTGARKGGKPGLFELAHGGTIFLDEISSISPNMQARLLRVIQEKEVMRLGSDKLIPVDVRIIAATNEDLAALVAQGKFREDLYFRLNILRVRIPPLRERREDIPLLAQHFLDKQRPGYSLDPVLLERMQHYRWPGNVRELKSFISRYAILVDEMPAEAIFDEFIAETHRLANPPEDAAMAAGGDQSGETITVKVGPLEEMERELIQKMLVRYAHNRSALAKALGISRSTLWKKLKLVQ
- the folP gene encoding dihydropteroate synthase, whose amino-acid sequence is MPVQVRNIEIKNRAQALEEIAAVGADQAGCRLMAPKAVHRVLKISGLTPVQANILKQEMLAKGGEAAVARGVVEHAVDKTDVLLMGTLKQFDALLAKLKMQPFGLPALAEEIRRVLQHLEGRPARRLNCRGKELVLGERTLVMGILNVTPDSFSDGGRFSDPSRAVEHAHRLVEDGADIIDLGGESTRPGYTPVTVDEEMRRVIPVLEKLVQEIPVPISVDTTKAAVAREALEIGAHIINDQWALRADPEMAAVVARYDAPVILMHNQRGTEYEDLMGDMIRFFRESIALALEAGICRDKIIIDPGIGFGKTVEQNLEVMSRLSELDCLGLPVLLGTSRKSMIGKTLDLPVDQRVEGTAATVAVGIAAGVDIVRVHDVKEMVRVARMTDAMVRRKPVRCACGEG